In one Salvelinus sp. IW2-2015 linkage group LG26, ASM291031v2, whole genome shotgun sequence genomic region, the following are encoded:
- the gpr52 gene encoding G-protein coupled receptor 52, which translates to MNQSALTTDLVPTANSSLVDPDPNHSCPLGWGQNEGLEACVLETAVIVLLTVLIIAGNLTVIFVFHCAPLLHHYTTSYFIQTMAYADLLVGLSCLVPTLSLLHYPAGVQEPITCQVFSYVISVLKSVSMACLACISMDRYLAITKPLSYNQLVTPCRLRGCIALIWVYSCLMFLPSFFGWGKPGYHGDIFEWCAHSWPTSALFTGFVVCLLYAPAALVVCFTYFHIFRICQQHNREISERRARFPSQEMEAGEGGGSGSGGGHHTGHGPDRRYAMVLFRITSVFYILWLPYIIYFLLESSHVLDSPALSFVTTWLAISNSFCNCVIYSLSNSVFRLGMRRLSQTLCSFSHCAADDRDFGEPKPRKRPKSCSI; encoded by the coding sequence ATGAATCAGTCAGCACTGACAACAGACCTGGTACCCACTGCCAACAGCAGCCTTGTGGACCCGGATCCCAACCACTCTTGCCCCCTGGGCTGGGGCCAGAACGAAGGCctggaggcctgcgtcttggaGACTGCCGTCATCGTGCTACTGACAGTGCTTATCATCGCTGGAAACCTGACGGTGATCTTCGTGTTCCACTGCGCCCCCCTGCTGCACCACTACACTACCAGCTATTTCATCCAGACCATGGCCTATGCTGACCTGCTGGTAGGCCTCAGCTGCCTGGTCCCCACACTGTCCCTGCTGCACTACCCGGCCGGCGTCCAGGAGCCCATCACCTGCCAGGTCTTCAGCTACGTCATCTCGGTACTCAAGAGTGTCTCCATGGCCTGCTTGGCCTGCATCAGCATGGACCGTTACCTGGCCATCACCAAACCCCTGTCCTACAACCAGCTGGTGACGCCGTGCCGGCTCCGTGGCTGCATCGCCCTTATATGGGTCTACTCCTGCCTGATGTTCTTGCCCTCCTTCTTTGGCTGGGGCAAGCCGGGCTACCACGGAGACATCTTTGAGTGGTGCGCCCACTCCTGGCCCACCTCGGCACTCTTCACAGGCTTTGTGGTGTGCCTGCTGTACGCGCCCGCTGCTCTGGTGGTCTGCTTCACATACTTTCACATCTTCCGCATCTGCCAGCAGCACAATCGGGAGATCAGTGAGAGGCGGGCACGCTTCCCCAGCCAGGAGATGGAGGCCGGGGAGGGAGGTGGCAGTGGCAGCGGCGGGGGGCACCACACGGGTCACGGGCCTGACCGGCGCTACGCCATGGTGCTCTTCCGCATCACCAGCGTCTTCTACATACTCTGGCTGCCCTACATCATCTATTTCCTTTTGGAGAGCTCCCACGTGCTGGACAGCCCCGCCCTGTCCTTTGTAACCACCTGGCTGGCCATCAGCAACAGCTTCTGCAACTGCGTCATCTATAGCCTGTCGAACAGTGTATTCCGCCTGGGCATGCGCCGCCTCTCGCAGACACTCTGCTCCTTCAGCCACTGTGCAGCCGACGACAGGGACTTTGGAGAACCCAAACCCAGGAAGAGGCCAAAGTCCTGCTCCATCTGA